The Candidatus Zixiibacteriota bacterium genome contains the following window.
ATGACGACATCCGATTCCTGATCGTGGGCGACGGCGCCGAACGGGAGAATCTGGTAGCCTACAGCCGCGCCCAGAAATTGGACAATGTCACGTTTGTCCCGCAACAGAGCCGCACTCGGGTGGCGGAGTATTATGCGGCATCCGATGTCTGCCTGGTCCCGCTGCGGAAGACGGAGTTGTTTACGAAGAATATTCCCTCGAAGATTTATGAGGTGATGGCGGCGGGCAAGCCGATCGTAATCGGCACCAACGGTGAATCACGCCGGCTGGTAGAGGGCGCGGAGGCAGGAATTGCGGTGGCGCCGGAGGATGCGGACGATCTGGCGGCCAAGATAGTGTATCTGGCCAAACATCGCGACGAGTCGCGGCGGCTGGGGGCTAACGGTCGCGCTTTTGCGGAGCGCTGTTGCGACTATCGGGTGCGAGCGCGGGATTACCTGGCGGTCTTGCAGCCGCTGGTAGAGCAGGAGTAACAGAGACGATGCTGCGCGGACATGTCAGCATACTGCGGAAAGCGCATTTCCTGCTGGATCTGCTGTTGTCGGCTCTGGCGTTTGTCGCGGCGCACTGGCAGTATCTGCGGATCAGGCGTTCGACCGGCGCCTGGATTTTGCCGACGCGCGGCGAAGCGGAGATGCTGGCGGTGGCGCTGCTGGCGTTGGCGGCGTGCATCTACTTCCTCGGCGAGCGGTACGTCTATCGATTGAAGAGTGCTTCTGATTTTCTGCGCGAGGCCTTGGTGCTAACCTTGGGAGCGGCCGGAGTATTCCTGGTGGCCGCCTACTTGTTGCACCTGCCGAGTCTGCCGCGACTCCAATTTGCGACATTTGTGCTGCTACAATTCTTGACACTGTTTGTGTTGCGATTGATTCTGCTCAAAGCGTTGCAACATGCGCGAGCGCGGGGCCGAAATGTGCAAACGACCCTGGTCGTGGGAACGCGCGAACGGGTGCGCAAGACGGTTGATCTGATCCTGGACAGTCCCAAGTGGGGCCTGCGCGCCGCGGGACTGCTGTTTCTCGACGATCACAAGTTACTTTATCGCTACCGCGACATACCGCTGATCGGTCCAATTGAACGACTGGCGGAGGTGATCAAGACGAATCACGTTGATTTCGTGTTCTTCACGGTGCCGGCACACCTGGTCGAACGCGTGCGCGGCGCGATGGTACTGTGCGAGGAAATGGGGGTGGCCAGTTGCCTGAGCGCGGATTTCATCGGGTTGAGCGCCTCGCGGCAGTATGCGGTCGATCTGGCCGGAAAACCGGCGTTGCTGTTTACCCGTGAACCAGAGCACAACTTAGGATTGATCTTGAAGGCGCTGTCGGACCGGCTGGCGGCGGCTGTGGGATTGTTGGTGCTGCTGCCGTTGATGACGATGATTGCCGTGCTGATCAGGGCGACCTCACGCGGGCCGGTGTTTTTCAGCCAGGAGCGCTGTGGCTTGCACGGACGGCGGTTTCGGATGCTGAAGTTTCGGACGATGGTCGTTAATGCCGAGGCAGTCAGACAAGAATTGACGCACCTCAACGAGATGGACGGGCCGGTGTTCAAGATCGCCAACGATCCTCGGATTACGCGAATGGGTAAGATTTTGCGCAAGCTGTCACTGGACGAATTGCCGCAGTTGATCAATGTTCTCAAAGGGGAGATGTCGCTGGTCGGGCCGCGGCCGCCGCTGCCGGACGAAGTGCATGATTACGATTTCTGGCAACGCCGCAAGCTCTCGATGAAGCCGGGCATCACGTGCCTGTGGCAGGTCGGCGACCGGAATGATTCATCGTTCGAACAGTGGATGAAGCAGGATTTGGAGTACATCGACAACTGGTCGCTGATGCTCGACGCCAAGATTCTGCTGCGAACGATTCCCGCCGTCATCCACGCCACCGGGCGATAGGCACAGCGCCGGCGAACGGCGGTGTGGTTCGCAATTCTAGGACAAGAGCGCGAAAATGATTCGGTGCGGTGGTGTCGCACCCTCACCCCCGACCCCTCTCCCAGGAGGAGAGGGGGGTGGCACCGTCGATCTTAGGAAGAGCGAGGTGCAGTTCGTAAGGAGAAGACACACCCCGTCTCGAGCCCGCCGGAAAGGCGACAGGAGCGGAGTCGAGACGAGAGGTGGTGCGCAGACGGCTGTGGCGCTGGTGCGGCGGGCTCGATCCACCCCTCTTGATAGGGGGGAATGATTTTCGGGCGGTAAAGGTGTGAGTTGGGAGTCGGCGCGGAAGTCGTGGGGGTCGGAAACGATGAGTCATGGCGGTGGGACACCGGTGTTGGCGGGCGCGGACGAGCCTCGCCTTTACGGAGTGCGACTACCGTGGGGTTTCGGCGAGTCTGACTGAGGTTGGAGATACGGGGAGACGAAGGCTTCAGTGTGGAGATTGCTTCATCGCGGTGAAGGGCGGTGTGATCGGTGAGAGTAAGGGCGCTCCTCGCAATGACACTTCCCTGCGAGTTGATTGAGACATACACCACAACGTGAGCCGACTGAAGTCGGCGCTACGGCACGGAAAGAAACTGCAGTAGGCGAGATTGCTTCGTCGCGCCCGATTGGCGCAGGGGAGATCCGAGATTGACCAGGAAGGGGTGAGCGGTTTAGACGGTCCAGTCGCCGTCGATGACGGTATAACTGACGCGGCCGTTCGATTCGCAGTAATCCTTCAGGACGAGCAGATACGAGTGCCATCCCTGAGTATGGCTGCGGTTGAGTTGGTCGGGCGGGAAGCCGGAGTGGCGGAGAGTCACGCGGGTGCGTTCACCGATTCGGAGCAGCTCCCAGGTGACAAGATCGCCAGCTTTGACACCGGCTTCACTCCAGTCGTACACCAGCTTCTTGTTTTCGACGATCTCGATGATTTTCTGTGGGCCGATCGGCGACCCGTCGGGAGCCTTCCAGCCGGCTACATACTTGCCGTCGACCTGTGGTTCGACCTCGGCAGCGGTAGAGAACCAGCCGCGCACCGAGCGCTGGTCGGTCAGGGCGCGAAAGACGACGGAGGGCATCACGTCCATGAAGAGTTCGCGGCGGATGGTACCCTTATCGAGCCGCGAGTAGTCGAGCCGGTAGACCGGGCGGTTTTCGCTGAGGAACGAGCGGAGGTTGTACAGGTAGATGATCCAGGCGTCCATCATCAGCGAGTTTGCCGGTAACTTGTCGTGAGTGACGAGGAAATCGCAGTAGCGAGTCTTGTCGTCAATCATCCAGGTGACTTCGGATGCAGAGCCGGCCATCGGCCAGGAGAATTTGAGCAGGCGATTGGGTTCGAGTTCAAGGATCGAGCCGTTGATTTCTTTCTCAGGAAAGCTGGTAGCGACGCAGTTGTCGCCGGCCAGTTTGACGCTGCCGCGAAGTTTGGGGTTGATCTCGCCTTTATTACAGAACCAGATCGCCAGCTTGAGTGGATTGATGACCGCGTCCCAGATCTTGAGCGGATCAATGTCGAGTCGAATTTTGAGCCGGAGTCTTCTGCGCAATGTCGCCATGGGGCAAATATAGCGGATTGTGTTGCGGCGGCAAGGGGCAAGTGGCGCAGGAGGTCAGGCGATGGTATGCAGTTTGAGCATGTTGGTGTCGCCGTGGATATGCACCGGCGCCGAGGCGACAATAACGACGCGGTCGCCGGTCAAAACCAGACCAAGTTTCTTGAGAATCTTTTCGACATCAATAATCATCTGATCGACCGAGCGGAAGTGCGGGACAGCCACGGGTCGAACGCCGCGCAAGAGGGTCATGCGGTTGAGGATTTCGGGGTGCGGCGTGAAAGCATACACCGGCACGGGGGACTTCTGCTTGGAAACCAGTCGCGCCGAGAGTCCGGTTTGCGTGAAGCAGGCGATCAAGGTGGCATCGATTTCGCGCGCCATATCGACGGCGGATTCCGCGATGGCGTTGGCGAATTCCACTGCCGGACGGCCGACCAGTTCGAATTTCGGCTGCAGGCGTTCGCGCATACTGGCCTCGGTGGAGCAGATGATGCGCGACATCATGGAGACGGCCTCGACGGGATACTTGCCGGAAGCGGTTTCGGCGGAAAGCATGACGGCATCGGTGCCGTCGATGATGGCGTTCGCAACATCGGAGACCTCCGCGCGGGTCGGAATCGGATGCTGGGTCATGGATTCAAGCATTTGCGTGGCGGTGATCACCGGTTTAAGCATTTCCGCGGCGGTAGTGATGATATTCTTTTGTAGCGTCGGCACCTGATCGATCGGGGTTTCGACGCCGAGGTCGCCGCGGGCGACCATGACGGCATCCGCCGCCTGGAGGATGTCGCCCAGTTTCTTGATCGCCTGCGGTTTTTCCAGTTTGGCGATGATCGGGATGTCCGCTTCGCGGCGGCGCATTTCTCCGCGCAGGACGGCAATGTCATTGGCGGAGCGGACGAAAGAGAGAGCGACGAAGTCAATGCCGAGGGCGATGCCGAATTCGAGATCAGCGATATCCTTGGGCGTCAGCGACGGCAACGAGAGATTGGATGTCGGCAGATTGATGCCCTTGCGTTCGCGCAGCGTGCCGCCTTTGACGATGACGGCCTCGATTTCGTGGCGACCGGCGCGGGTGACCTCGAGGCGCAGCATGCCGTCATCGATGAAGATCTGGTCACCCTTGCGCAGTTCGGGGATCAGTTCGGGCGGGCTGGCGGAGATGGTCGAGGCGTCGCCGAGGATGTCATGGGGGACGATCTTAAGGCGGGCGCCATCGACGATTTCGACGGCTCCGTCTTTGATGCGGCCGACGCGGATCTTAGGGCCGGATAGGTCTTGAAGAATGCCTACCGGTCGCCCGACGCGCCGCGACACGCGGCGAAGGCGCTGGATCATCCGTTTGTGGAAGGCGTGGTCACCGTGGGAAAAATTGAGACGCGCTACGGCCATGCCACTGCGCACCAGCTGTTCGATGGTGGCTTCGTCGGCACTGGCGGGGCCGAGCGTGCAGATGATCTTGGTCAGGCCATGCGGTTGATCCGGCATGCTCGGAAAAGATGGAAATCGGACGAGTGAGTCAACAACAAACGCTGACTTTCACCCGTCAGTCGGCGCCATACCCGACCGCCAGCTGAAGTTCTGATACGCGGAGCCGTTCATTGTTGAGCCAGTGGCCGTTGAGGACAGTGGCGGCAAGATGAAAACAGCCAAAATCGGCCTCGAGTCCGGAATTGATGAAGGCTTGGGCGTCGCGCCTGCTGTAGACTTCCAGGAGGTGGCGATAGATCAGGCCGAGATTGAGGTGCAGTAAAGCATTCTCACCGCGGGTTATCAGGGAGAGATGAGCGCCGGCGCCGAGGTCGTACAAG
Protein-coding sequences here:
- a CDS encoding sugar transferase, yielding MLRGHVSILRKAHFLLDLLLSALAFVAAHWQYLRIRRSTGAWILPTRGEAEMLAVALLALAACIYFLGERYVYRLKSASDFLREALVLTLGAAGVFLVAAYLLHLPSLPRLQFATFVLLQFLTLFVLRLILLKALQHARARGRNVQTTLVVGTRERVRKTVDLILDSPKWGLRAAGLLFLDDHKLLYRYRDIPLIGPIERLAEVIKTNHVDFVFFTVPAHLVERVRGAMVLCEEMGVASCLSADFIGLSASRQYAVDLAGKPALLFTREPEHNLGLILKALSDRLAAAVGLLVLLPLMTMIAVLIRATSRGPVFFSQERCGLHGRRFRMLKFRTMVVNAEAVRQELTHLNEMDGPVFKIANDPRITRMGKILRKLSLDELPQLINVLKGEMSLVGPRPPLPDEVHDYDFWQRRKLSMKPGITCLWQVGDRNDSSFEQWMKQDLEYIDNWSLMLDAKILLRTIPAVIHATGR
- a CDS encoding SRPBCC domain-containing protein — its product is MRRRLRLKIRLDIDPLKIWDAVINPLKLAIWFCNKGEINPKLRGSVKLAGDNCVATSFPEKEINGSILELEPNRLLKFSWPMAGSASEVTWMIDDKTRYCDFLVTHDKLPANSLMMDAWIIYLYNLRSFLSENRPVYRLDYSRLDKGTIRRELFMDVMPSVVFRALTDQRSVRGWFSTAAEVEPQVDGKYVAGWKAPDGSPIGPQKIIEIVENKKLVYDWSEAGVKAGDLVTWELLRIGERTRVTLRHSGFPPDQLNRSHTQGWHSYLLVLKDYCESNGRVSYTVIDGDWTV
- the pyk gene encoding pyruvate kinase, whose product is MPDQPHGLTKIICTLGPASADEATIEQLVRSGMAVARLNFSHGDHAFHKRMIQRLRRVSRRVGRPVGILQDLSGPKIRVGRIKDGAVEIVDGARLKIVPHDILGDASTISASPPELIPELRKGDQIFIDDGMLRLEVTRAGRHEIEAVIVKGGTLRERKGINLPTSNLSLPSLTPKDIADLEFGIALGIDFVALSFVRSANDIAVLRGEMRRREADIPIIAKLEKPQAIKKLGDILQAADAVMVARGDLGVETPIDQVPTLQKNIITTAAEMLKPVITATQMLESMTQHPIPTRAEVSDVANAIIDGTDAVMLSAETASGKYPVEAVSMMSRIICSTEASMRERLQPKFELVGRPAVEFANAIAESAVDMAREIDATLIACFTQTGLSARLVSKQKSPVPVYAFTPHPEILNRMTLLRGVRPVAVPHFRSVDQMIIDVEKILKKLGLVLTGDRVVIVASAPVHIHGDTNMLKLHTIA